The nucleotide window GTACATTTAACTTTCAACACCAATAAGGAAGTAAACTCCAAATCACATGATTCTCATAGCTATTTATATTGATTGATGAGATTGTAATGGAGATTGAAATAATTGTAGGAACGAATAATGTAGCACTACTTTTAACCTTCACCTGAGATTTGATGGTCTGGACGCCTTTCAAAAAGTTCTCTTTTGAAGCAGGAGTGTGCAATGGTCCCAGTAAGGTGCCTTTCTCCAACGGATCCCCAATTCGGACTTGTTTGTATACCTCAACAAGTTGATCAAGGAAAGTTTGATATATGCTTTCATGAAGAATCTGTAATAAGATGGGAAAGGCAATTAAACAAATTGAAAATGAACCACAATACGAAAAagataaataaaaaaaacaccaTACCAGCCTACGGCATGTAGTGCAGCGTTGTCCTGCTGTACCAACAGCAGCGAACAAGACAGAACTCACAGCTAGCTGGATATCTGCGTCATCCATAACAATGATGGCATTGTTTCCGCTAAGTTCAAGAAGGCATTTACCAAATCTTGCGTTAACTTGTTGCTGAACCATCAGACCAGCCTGCATTAAGAAACCAGTGTTGCATATTTAAAAAGATCAGCACAGTACGATGGACATACACAATGTTAAGCACCCCCCAACACCCCCCACACACCCCCCAAAAAAGGCAGTCTTATAGTACTGTCCTTACAAGAAAGTAGATCTatggaaaaaaaaaactgttcGTACCAGAAAATACATCTAGGGAAAAAACATGGTGTTGTTACAGGATCTACACAATATCAGAACAAAGAGTTTTACCCTTGTACTTCCAGTGAATGAAACCAAAGGTATCCTAGTGTCAAGGGCAATTGCTTGACCAATTTCAGTGCCCCCACAAAAAGATGTGAAAATTGCGCCTGGCAAGTTGTTCTTCTCCAATACACTAGCCACTATTTTTGTCAATGCAATAGTGATCAGTGGAGTCGTTGGAGCACCTTTCCTGTAAGAATAACAACAACATTACACAAAGTAACAGCCTCCCTGCGGTGCTGACCAAGTTTGTTGCCACTAAAACAGAACTGGTGAGTTTGTTGTACAGATAatattcaacaacaacaacaacaacaacaacaacaacaacaacaaagcctttaagtcccaaacaagttggggtaggctagagttgaaacccaacagaagcaatcaaggttcaggcacgtgaatagctgtcttccaagcactcctatctaaggctaagtctttgggtatattccatcctttcaagtctccttttattgcctctacccaagtcaacttcggtcttcctctgcctctcttcacgttactatcctgacttaggattccacacAGATAATATTCATATATGAATATTTTTTGTGTAAGAAGATGGACATTGTTTTCACTTTTCAGACTTGAGAACCAAGATTGTCTCCCCAGTCTACCTATTAAAACTAAATTTTTAGTTGCATCACCACATTTTTTTCCAGCCAACTCTGCAACATATATTTACTAAAAGCCTACAAGGATGACACAAGTTGCAGCACACATTGTCTAAGTTCTTCCTGAGTGCGAATTGCTTGAACTACAAATGATGAGATGAACAGGACAAGTCACATCACAACCCACAACAGTTCATAGAAGGTAACATGTCATATGCAGTCACAGTCATAGAAAGTTAAATTTACTCTGTTGGAAGGGCAGGACCAGTATGAGCAGGGACAGACTAATAGATGAATAATCAGGGAGCCAAACTCAATATTTCGGAATTTAATGGCAACATTTTCTATACACATATATATCAGCACTACAAGTTTATCAGAAAAGTAAACCATTCTTACCAGACAACGCTATTTCCACAGACCAAAGCAATGCACGCATTCCAACCTACATGACATGAGAGATTATTGAGGTATCATGGCTATTAAGATTACAGGATTATATGGTAAATGTTGACAGCAATTTCATAGCACTAGAAATGAGCAAGGAGTAAGAACTCATGAAAGTTAGATTAAAAGGCATCCTATGGGTGCAGCTAAACACCATTAACTGTCAACTGCTAAACTTTTCAGCTAAAAACTTCCTGCACCAAAGAGTTGTTAAAACTTTTTTTGGCTAAACATTCCCTAAACGAGGAGTCTTAAAATGCAAAGTAAAGAGAGAGCTGATGCACTATGTTGATTTTTGTGGCAATAGAAATTCTAGAAATGCAGGCCACCGTAGAAATGCAATGCACCAAATATATGAGCTGTCAGAGGCTTACCAAGCACAGCGCAAGGAAAATTAAATGCCGTTATAACACCCACAACTCCAAGGGGATTCCATACCTACTCAGATAAGCATAGTCATTAGCATGTTACATGCTGATATCTAAGAGTAGGATATACGACATGGGAAACTAATTGTTAAAAAATACCTCCATCATCATATGGTTTGGTCCTGCAAAAAAACACAAAGTGCACTGTTTCAGACCACTGAATATCATCATCAAGCAGCACATATGCTTTATATCCAGGACCAGGAGTTAGGAAGAAAAGATGATATGAAGCCACCCAAGACTAATGCAAAAGGCTCTGACAACTGGGACTCTACCTTCTGCAACCGATCAGAAAGCTAACACTCTAAAACCTTGTTTTCTACGGGATCTGTTACTTATTATGCTCCTTTATTGTGATAATTGTAATAACGCAACATTTCAGGGAATTGGGAAAACTGAACTTCGTACAAAACAGAAAACTGGAATGATGTGTTATTGTACAGCACTAAAGTAGTGATAAGGAAATAATTTAACATGAACGATGGTGTTGCAGATTAGCAGATCTAATAGCAAAAGAAAGTGCAAAATCTTGGCTGATCTCAATTTCAGCATATCCGATACAATACACAAACCTACAAAGCTAGACCATCAGAATTTTATTCAAATATATTTTCCAGCATTTACAAGGCCCTTTCTGGCTCCTAAACAGTGATAGATAATCTGAATCAGTTGCAAGTTGCAACCAGAATGATCAAATATTCAAATCTGCAGTGAAAATCTGCAGTTTCACTGCAGATGTAGTTTTCAACTGGCATGATATAACTAAAGGAAGAAAGGTCTTACGTTCAGATGGTATAATGGATCCATTTAGTTGGCGACTTagccccacagcataatcacacATGTCGATGATTTCCTACAAAAAAGAGGACAGAGCAATGCATCATGCACATAGGAATCAAAACCCGATTTCACTTGAACTCATATGATCATTCAGCAAGGTTATCAAGTCATCCGATTAAACATGATTAGGGGGCTTATGCACTACAGTAAGTCACGATTTAGCCATGATTAATCAGGCTGATTCAGCAAAGTTATCAAATCATCCAACTAAAATTATTGTCATTCAACATCGACATATGTTCTGGTAATACAGTACCAACTGACCTATTCAATAATGCTGTACATACGAGAATGACATGTTTTAGGAGAAGTTGCAGTTCTAACAGATAAGGAAACAGTAACAAAACCTCATAGATGATAATGTAGTATATATAAATTAACATCCTATAAAACAGAAACGCAAAGATGCGCTGTGAAGTGTGAACTCAATGGTGGTACTTTTCGTGAGCACAATAAATAATGCGCAGTTTGCAGACAATGCAATAGAAGCAATCAAGCAACTATGATCCTACCTGAACCTCACCGATCCCTTCTGGAAGAATTTTCCCCATCTCAAGTGACACAAGCCTGCCAAGGTGATGTAGCTTTGCTCTCAGTGCATCACCGATCTGCTTAACAATCTCTCCGCGCTTTGGAGCAGGAATCTGGACACATTGGCAATGGCATTATGATTTATGAGCACATTGATAGGAGTAAAATTTTCGAAACAAATCACTTGATGGACGAAATAAGTTTTTTTGGAATGCTACCCAGTCCCAGCAATGAACTTGCGGTGTCATGTACGTTGTAGACATAAAAAGAACATATAGATTCCAAAACCTGATAACCCCAAACATGCATGAATGAATTCTGAAATTGCAGTATAAATTCTAGTTCACATATGCAGACTGTACACTAGAGATCCGTGTTCCTGGGTCAAATCGAGAACCCATATCACCTCATCAACGCAAACTTCACCGGAAACTCATCAGACACATAAAGGACCAACAATTGCAGATGTTTAAAGTAACGTCTCCAAATTCCAACCCAACGGGAGTGAAAAATTCCATTTCCACGCAGTTAAAATCCACAGGCAGTAGCAACTACTAAACCAGAAATGCTAGCATTCCACCATCCGTGCGGACTGCCATGACTATGATTCTATGAGCACTGCAAGTCAGTGGAACTCACCGCCATCCATGTCTTGGCGGCATCGAAGCAGGCGCGCATGCCCTCCTCATAGTCCTGCACGGACGCCTTCACAACCTCCGCGATGACCTAGTACACAAACAGCCACGCACCCAAAAAATGCACTCAATCAAAATCCACCAAAAAAAAACAAACACGAAACAGGCGAAGCGGCGAAATCGAGCAGATCGGACCGGGCGGGGACCGACGCACCTGGTTGTTG belongs to Miscanthus floridulus cultivar M001 chromosome 4, ASM1932011v1, whole genome shotgun sequence and includes:
- the LOC136549888 gene encoding aldehyde dehydrogenase family 7 member A1-like, with product MGAFAKKEHQFLAELGLAQRNPGAFACGAWGGSGPVVTSTSPTNNQVIAEVVKASVQDYEEGMRACFDAAKTWMAIPAPKRGEIVKQIGDALRAKLHHLGRLVSLEMGKILPEGIGEVQEIIDMCDYAVGLSRQLNGSIIPSERPNHMMMEVWNPLGVVGVITAFNFPCAVLGWNACIALVCGNSVVWKGAPTTPLITIALTKIVASVLEKNNLPGAIFTSFCGGTEIGQAIALDTRIPLVSFTGSTRAGLMVQQQVNARFGKCLLELSGNNAIIVMDDADIQLAVSSVLFAAVGTAGQRCTTCRRLILHESIYQTFLDQLVEVYKQVRIGDPLEKGTLLGPLHTPASKENFLKGVQTIKSQGGKILLGGSAIESVGNFVQPTIVEITPSAPVVKEELFGPVLYVMKFQTLKEAIEINNSVPQGLSSSIFTKRTDIIFKWLGPHGSDCGIVNVNIPTNGAEIGGAFGGEKATGGGREAGSDSWKQYMRRATCTINYGSELPLAQGINFG